The Solanum dulcamara chromosome 6, daSolDulc1.2, whole genome shotgun sequence genome contains the following window.
taatGACCATATCTACCACACTTATGGCATTTAACATTTTTCTTATAATCCTTTTTTCCTACTTTTCGCTTATACATCTtcctatattttttaggaagctCTTTTAAATCAGCTTTAGATAATTCACGACGCTTAACTTTGCGAGATTTTTTGTAAAACTTTTCTTTAGAAGGGTAAACTTTTCCCTTTCTAGCAGTAATAGGCATATCAAAAGCAAATTGATCACAAAATTCACCCAATTGTTGTTTttcatttaatctatttttctttatatgatAATTCATCTTAATTTCATTACAAACATTCAGACCTTCTTGAGTACAAACACTGATAATCTTACCATAAGTAAGTTTTTCATAAGGAATCTTTGTTTCAGTACCACGAAGAGTTTTTATAACACGTTCAGCAAAAATAGAAGGCAATCCATCAATAAATTTAGACTTCCAATGTTCATGGCTACAATCATGCAATTCCATAACTCTACTAAGGAAAACATCTTTATACCATCTAAAATCAGACAATTGTCTACAGCGTAAATTTTGTAAAGTAGTCCTAATTGTTTCTGCTTCATCAGTCCACCTACCACAAAAATGTTCAACCATAGTAGTGACCAAAGTATAAACAGCATTGGCCCTTTCTTGGCCTTCAGAGGTAGAAACATCAGTAGTCTGATAAGCTAATTGGCCTTCTACCTTAGAAACAGTAGTGGTGTTCATAATAGTAGTACGATGTTCTTCATTCAAAAAATTATCCCACCATCCTTTTAACTGACCAGTAAATCCAGCAACAATCATATAAGCAATTTCTTtatcagaatttttattaacTTTGGAAATTGTGCTATACATTAACATTCTGTGAACAGTAGTAAAAATCTGTTTATCATTAAAACCATaaatattccattcataaatttcacGATAATTATAACTATTGTTGAAAACATGTTCACGTTCctcatttaaaacatcaacaGGAGTAGGCCTATTGTAATAATACATGCGTTGAATGGGTTTATCAGCCCATTTAGTATTAATACTATTCACAGAAAAATCATGTTTGGCACGTTGATTAATAGAATTTTTCTCTTTTGCAGTTAGCACAGGTTGTGGTTTTAAATCCAAGTTCTTGATATGAGAAGACaaatctatattttttaatttatctctTAAAAGTTGTTCAATATCCTCTGAAGATTCAGTTTTAAAATCTGGAACTTTAGGAGGTGGTTGTAAAGTATTTCTAACAATCTTTTGTTCCCCTTTTTCCTTCTTATTAGTAAAGAAATCAATCTTTTCTTGcaaaatttttatttgttttaaagaATTATCAAGATGCTTATGTAAAGACATAACATGTTCACCTAAAAcacataaataataattagcataattttgttgttttaatAAAAGATTCACATGTTCACAATTTACTAAAGCATTTTTGTCCTGAAATAATTTAGCAAAAGCAGTAAAATTGAttgtttttccttctttatAGATTTCAAAAGATAGCATAGGAGGTAAAGAAGAGATAACAATATCACCCGTAGATAATTTATATTCATGTTCAATGACAGATAAATATTGTCCTACATATTTAATAATGAACCAAGGCacaaatgataataaaatattttctttagctAGATCAGCATAAAAATCttcttgaaaatatttcttttcttctgaGGAAAATGATTGAAAAAACCATTGTCTAAAAGGTTCccaatttttacaaaaaaattcttCAGATATTTGTTTTCTTGCCGGTGAACCCGGACTAAAATCAATGGGTGTACTATCCATCTAAACCATTTGGAAAATTCATTTCAGAATTTGTTGGTTCGCTTAAATCTCCTCCTCtagcaatatttttattatcaattATGATATGATCAAATCTCTGAGGAATAGTTTCTCTAATCTGAGAAGTAGATGCCCTAGATGGTATGTCTACTAAGTAATTAGCCGGAGAAATGTAAGAAGACATAGATCTAGTTAATCTGGAAGAAGAATTAGTAATTCTagaaatattttcattattaaaacgAAGTCTAACAGTCCCATCTGAAGTTTGGGAAATTTCAGCAAGATCTTCACGAGTAATGTTTTGAGGGACAGCAGCCTCCTCAATAATCCATTCTTCAGggaaattaatttcttcccatttaATTAATCTACGTGTAATAATTTTAgacttagaaaaattattttcaaataatacaGTCTCATTATTGTTGTCAGCAATACGACACCTAGGTGATAAAGTATACAAAGGTCGATACATAATTCTAGTACAAATACAAATTACTTCAGTACCAGGTAAATAATTATAACCATTAATTTTTACATTCAGAATCAAAGACTGTAAAACATTCACATCAGATAATGCAACATTTAAATTTGGATAGGCGTTAAAATAAACAGCACCATAAGCTAAACTAGATTGGATTGTACCAATTAAAGAATTATTCCAATTTAAATTTCTACCATCTCTTAAAGCAGCAATAAAAGATTCAGGCAAACCTTTTAAAGTTAAAGGCTTAAAAGCAACTTGTACTAGTCCAATATGCAAATAATTAAAATCTTTATGTTTATAGTAATCAATATCATCTTGAGTAAAAAGATGGAAAATATCACTCTCTTTTTCCATGGTAAAACTTAATTCGGTAGTTTTAACAGTTGTCTTACCAGCAAATCTTTCAAATGTGCCTAATTTATAAATAGTTTGCACATCTATTTTAGGAATAGTCCAAGTATTTAATAAATCTTGATTAACAGGTAAATCTATCTGttcttttaacatatttttaatattttttggttttttaaaCCAATCCATTAACACAGTTTTAAATAAaaagtgttaaataataacttcttataaattattagaatactTCCATGGCTCTGATACCGACATTGCCAACTGTTGAAGACGACGCTCCTGGAGTAGAAATTCCTCCAATCTAGTATGTCTACTAAGTAATTAGCCGAAGAAATGTAAGAAGACATAGATCTAGTTGATCTGGAAGAAAAATTAGTAattctagaaaatattttcattattaaaacgAAGTTTAACAGTCCCATCTGAAGTTTGGGAAATTTCAGCAAGATCTTCACAAGTAATGTTTTGAGGGACAGCAGCCTCCTCAATAATCCATTCTTCAGagaaattaatttcttcccatttaATTAATCTACGTGTAATAATTTTAgacttagaaaaattattttcaaataatacaGTCTCATTATTGTTGTCAGCAATACGACACCTAGGTGATAAAGTATACAAAGGTCGATACATAATTCTAGTACAAATACAAATTACTTCAGTACCAGGTAAATAATTATAACCATTAATTTTTACATTTAGAATCAAAGACTATAAAACATTCACATCAGATAATGCAACATTTAAATTTGGATAGGCGTTAAAATAAACAGCACCATAAGCTAAACTAGATTGGATTGTACCAATTAAAGAATTATTCCAATTTAAATTTCTACCATCTCTTAAAGCAGCAATAATAGATTCAGTCAAACCTTTTAAAGTTAAAGGCTTAAAAGCAACTTGTACTAGTCCAATAATTTTAGACTTATATGATAAGTTAAAAGATTCTTTGTGCaaaattcttttatattctGATAATGAGGGTGCTCCTTCTATTGTTAATAaaactagttcagattcttcttcGTCTTCTACTGAAGACCAAGTAAaagttttacaaaatgaagattTATATTCAAATTCTGATAGATCTTTCTCTGATGATGAATGTGAACCCTGTCAAAAGGGTATGTCTTGTGAAAAAGATgatagtttgtataatttgttatcCAATTTTCAGGATTTTAATTTAAGT
Protein-coding sequences here:
- the LOC129892794 gene encoding uncharacterized protein LOC129892794 — encoded protein: MSLHKHLDNSLKQIKILQEKIDFFTNKKEKGEQKIVRNTLQPPPKVPDFKTESSEDIEQLLRDKLKNIDLSSHIKNLDLKPQPVLTAKEKNSINQRAKHDFSVNSINTKWADKPIQRMYYYNRPTPVDVLNEEREHVFNNSYNYREIYEWNIYGFNDKQIFTTVHRMLMYSTISKVNKNSDKEIAYMIVAGFTGQLKGWWDNFLNEEHRTTIMNTTTVSKVEGQLAYQTTDVSTSEGQERANAVYTLVTTMVEHFCGRWTDEAETIRTTLQNLRCRQLSDFRWYKDVFLSRVMELHDCSHEHWKSKFIDGLPSIFAERVIKTLRGTETKIPYEKLTYGKIISVCTQEGLNVCNEIKMNYHIKKNRLNEKQQLGEFCDQFAFDMPITARKGKVYPSKEKFYKKSRKVKRRELSKADLKELPKKYRKMYKRKVGKKDYKKNVKCHKCGRYGHYANECKTQKKIKALDLDDKLKDSLCKILLYSDNEGAPSSVNKTSSDSSSSSTEDQVKVLQNEDLYSNSDRSFSDDECEPCQKGMSCEKDDSLYNLLSNFQDFNLSVIDDDKIFNIL